A portion of the uncultured Bacteroides sp. genome contains these proteins:
- a CDS encoding alpha/beta hydrolase-fold protein: MKRIILYFILSFFTWQLAMGEMIEKEGLSFYSNCLKREVSYSVILPDGYNSSNKNYPVLYLFHGVGGDCSSWLEYGNVANVMDRMAEKGDIAPFIIVIPDGYLSYYADSYDGSFPYEHFFTQEFVSFIDHTYRTKKDASQRVIAGFSMGGFGALSVGLRNRNLFGAVAALSASIRTDKQYCEEIPQEGWDHQWGRIFGAPGKTGIERLTMYYKQRSPYHILASLTAHDLKDFALFFDIGDKEGSLCRSNEELHVLLLQKKIPHSWMVRSGGHDFTCWNAALPGVLIFADKRFGHVNKPCHVLNADRQAFRKCRILKVDNRAIRIYLPAGNDSTYRKYPIIYIQGDVSENVEKTLITRLGKMINKGSTWPVIACFLPKDIHLTKSVFCIEKQVPEIRNSQRMRGLICLEEGALSAVESIKKENLFTGIVLVNPSSANVSSEEIVEKIKSYSRYPRCWIEVSPQFGNYLFSSQLHVGLQESGLDHEFRSRDLPIYSFWEDWITYLNNRIHI, from the coding sequence ATGAAAAGAATTATACTTTATTTTATCTTGTCATTTTTTACCTGGCAGTTGGCCATGGGAGAGATGATTGAAAAAGAAGGACTCTCTTTTTATAGTAACTGTTTGAAGAGGGAGGTCTCTTATTCGGTTATTCTGCCGGATGGATATAATTCTTCTAATAAGAATTATCCGGTATTGTATCTGTTTCATGGGGTAGGAGGTGATTGTTCAAGCTGGTTGGAATATGGGAATGTTGCTAACGTAATGGATCGCATGGCAGAAAAGGGTGACATTGCCCCTTTCATTATTGTTATTCCGGATGGGTATTTATCCTATTATGCTGATAGCTATGATGGTTCTTTTCCTTATGAGCACTTCTTTACCCAAGAGTTCGTTTCTTTCATTGATCATACTTACCGAACAAAGAAAGATGCATCTCAACGGGTAATTGCGGGATTTTCTATGGGAGGTTTTGGCGCTCTTTCCGTAGGATTGAGAAATCGAAATTTATTTGGGGCAGTTGCTGCCTTGTCTGCTTCCATACGTACTGATAAACAATATTGCGAAGAAATCCCTCAGGAAGGTTGGGACCACCAGTGGGGGCGTATATTCGGTGCTCCTGGAAAAACCGGCATTGAGCGTCTTACAATGTATTACAAACAACGATCTCCTTATCACATTTTGGCAAGTTTGACAGCTCATGATTTAAAGGATTTTGCTTTGTTTTTTGATATAGGCGATAAGGAAGGTAGTTTGTGCAGAAGCAATGAAGAACTACATGTTTTGCTGTTGCAAAAGAAAATACCTCATTCCTGGATGGTTCGGTCCGGTGGTCATGATTTCACCTGTTGGAATGCGGCTTTGCCCGGTGTACTGATATTTGCGGATAAGCGATTTGGGCATGTCAACAAACCCTGCCATGTGCTAAATGCCGACAGGCAGGCATTCAGAAAATGCCGTATTCTGAAGGTTGATAATAGAGCAATTAGAATCTATCTTCCGGCAGGCAATGATAGCACTTATAGAAAATATCCGATTATTTATATACAAGGAGATGTGAGCGAAAACGTAGAAAAAACACTGATTACGCGTTTAGGAAAAATGATAAATAAAGGGTCAACCTGGCCTGTGATAGCCTGCTTCCTCCCCAAAGACATTCATTTAACTAAATCCGTTTTTTGCATCGAAAAACAAGTTCCAGAAATCAGAAACTCACAGCGTATGCGTGGTCTGATTTGTCTTGAGGAGGGAGCTCTTAGTGCTGTTGAATCAATTAAAAAAGAGAATCTGTTTACCGGAATCGTATTGGTAAATCCATCTTCTGCCAATGTCTCTTCTGAAGAGATTGTGGAAAAGATCAAGTCTTATTCAAGATATCCGCGATGCTGGATTGAAGTATCTCCGCAATTCGGGAATTATCTATTTAGTAGTCAGCTGCATGTTGGTTTGCAAGAGAGTGGGCTAGATCATGAATTTAGATCCAGAGATTTGCCTATTTATTCTTTCTGGGAAGATTGGATAACTTATTTGAATAATAGAATTCATATTTAA
- a CDS encoding alpha/beta hydrolase-fold protein codes for MKTLLYIVSFWTFLLLAACSSGDDGGDGDIDKPVQFTQRYNGNQSFYSKKLGQIIKYSVLLPSEYLSQDNSKFGVVYLLHGWGGDESSWGPSGMNIQSLVDTAEKTAGVRPLIYVMPQGFNSYFCNKYDGEFNYMDMITDELIPMIDKQLRTTASSSERAIAGFSMGGFGALTIASQHPELFKASIGLSPSLNSDEQYTTLSQDSWNLQWGTIFGGVGQTGNNRITSYYKSQCPLHFFADKALSSFQDIRYFIDCGDDEERLYVGNGELHALMRDKGIKHEFRVRNGAHTEEYWRESMKEALPFIESSFSAIDYSKETTHNFSTNAHSYSKTIKVQNLDLELWMPNDYNESNSYKILYYSKGASEAEVTTEQVAISLDSIMGIKKFVITGFDAKEMKENGISFAEICSSVQGVIHTDDLSSARLGLAYGSDADYLYKCTLGDTPQVSYFFAEDANVGTVTGNNSAKLYYLDITDNGTNYTSMFQFFCALRAQNSTVQYRVRNGMSTTASAMTGIYSMSYFISEQLIKK; via the coding sequence ATGAAAACATTACTATATATAGTTTCTTTTTGGACATTTCTGCTCTTGGCTGCATGTTCTTCCGGCGATGACGGAGGCGATGGAGATATTGATAAGCCTGTGCAATTTACTCAGCGCTATAATGGTAATCAAAGTTTTTATAGCAAGAAACTGGGGCAGATTATTAAATATTCTGTATTGCTTCCGTCGGAGTATCTTTCACAAGATAACTCTAAGTTTGGAGTCGTGTATTTGCTCCATGGATGGGGAGGAGACGAAAGTTCGTGGGGGCCATCGGGTATGAATATTCAATCACTTGTTGATACGGCAGAAAAAACTGCCGGTGTACGGCCGCTAATCTATGTTATGCCACAAGGATTCAACTCCTACTTTTGTAATAAGTACGATGGCGAGTTTAACTATATGGATATGATAACAGATGAGCTGATACCTATGATTGATAAGCAACTCAGAACAACAGCCAGTTCATCCGAGAGAGCGATTGCCGGCTTTTCTATGGGAGGATTCGGAGCGTTGACTATTGCTTCTCAGCATCCTGAACTGTTTAAAGCATCTATAGGACTAAGCCCTTCTTTAAATTCGGACGAGCAATACACGACTTTGTCTCAGGATAGTTGGAATCTACAGTGGGGAACCATATTTGGTGGTGTGGGGCAAACGGGTAATAACCGTATAACATCATACTATAAAAGTCAGTGTCCGCTACATTTCTTTGCAGATAAAGCATTATCCTCTTTTCAGGATATTCGTTATTTTATAGATTGTGGCGATGATGAGGAAAGGTTGTACGTTGGTAATGGAGAATTGCATGCCTTGATGCGTGATAAGGGAATTAAGCATGAATTCCGGGTGAGAAACGGAGCACATACAGAAGAATACTGGCGAGAAAGCATGAAAGAGGCTCTGCCTTTTATCGAATCCTCATTTAGTGCTATTGATTATTCTAAAGAAACAACGCATAATTTTAGTACCAACGCTCATTCTTATAGTAAAACAATTAAAGTGCAGAACCTTGATCTTGAGCTATGGATGCCGAATGATTATAACGAAAGCAATTCTTATAAGATTCTGTACTATAGCAAAGGAGCGAGTGAAGCTGAAGTCACTACCGAGCAAGTTGCAATATCTCTAGATTCTATTATGGGAATCAAGAAATTTGTAATAACAGGTTTTGATGCCAAAGAAATGAAAGAAAACGGAATCTCTTTTGCCGAAATATGTAGTTCTGTACAGGGTGTTATTCATACGGATGATCTATCCTCTGCTCGTTTGGGCTTGGCCTACGGATCAGATGCTGATTATTTGTATAAATGTACACTTGGTGATACACCCCAAGTGAGCTATTTCTTTGCCGAAGATGCCAACGTTGGAACGGTAACCGGAAACAATTCAGCAAAGTTATACTATTTGGATATCACAGATAATGGAACAAACTATACTTCAATGTTTCAATTCTTTTGTGCTTTGAGAGCACAGAATTCTACTGTGCAATACAGAGTTCGCAATGGAATGAGCACAACCGCTTCTGCAATGACTGGCATTTATTCGATGAGCTACTTTATTAGTGAACAGTTAATAAAAAAGTGA
- a CDS encoding ADP-ribosylglycohydrolase family protein: MKYILSNIILFFVLILPAKAQIDYGKTIVIDKKTLLDKIKGGWAGQTIGCTYGGPTEFKYKGALIHELTPITWYDDYCADIFKEDPGLYDDVYMDLTFLEVMQKEGINAPVESYATAFANADYKLWHANQAARYNILHGIMPPASGYWKNNPHADDIDFQIESDFIGMICPGMVNVASKFADKIGHIMNYGDGWYGGVYMGAMYTLAYVSDDIPTVIQEALRTIPTQSKFYRCIADVIKYWKQYPDDWHKCWLEIEKGHGFEVGCPEGVFNAFDIDASINAAYCTIGLLYGNGDFFKTMDIATRCGQDSDCNPATAAGILGVMKGYSQIPDYWKPGLEKCENTKFPYTNISLNSVYDINLKLLADVLKANGGKIKGDKYYTTIQKPETVAFEQSFDGFYPSERRVIKFDLGMEKRFRFNGKGVVLMGLVRQDAPDTENYIAQLEAFIDGKKVETIEMPYDYIKRKYDIFYNYNLEEGSHELVIKWLNPNNKYAIQCKDLVVYSSVPNATVNLGE, encoded by the coding sequence ATGAAATATATTCTTTCTAATATAATATTATTTTTTGTTTTGATATTACCTGCCAAAGCGCAGATAGACTATGGGAAAACTATTGTTATTGACAAAAAAACTCTGCTGGATAAGATAAAAGGAGGTTGGGCCGGACAAACCATTGGATGTACGTATGGAGGTCCTACGGAATTTAAATATAAGGGTGCCTTAATACACGAGCTGACTCCTATTACATGGTATGATGATTATTGTGCAGATATATTCAAAGAAGATCCGGGCTTGTATGATGATGTCTATATGGATCTTACTTTTCTTGAAGTAATGCAAAAAGAAGGGATTAATGCTCCGGTTGAATCATACGCTACTGCATTCGCTAATGCCGATTATAAGCTTTGGCATGCTAATCAGGCTGCCAGATACAATATTCTGCATGGCATCATGCCACCTGCCTCCGGATATTGGAAAAATAATCCCCATGCAGATGATATCGATTTCCAGATTGAATCCGATTTTATAGGTATGATATGTCCTGGGATGGTCAATGTTGCCTCTAAATTTGCAGATAAGATAGGACATATCATGAACTATGGTGATGGATGGTATGGAGGAGTTTACATGGGCGCTATGTACACGTTGGCTTATGTGAGTGATGATATCCCTACAGTGATACAGGAAGCGTTGAGGACAATTCCCACACAAAGTAAATTTTATCGTTGCATTGCTGACGTGATAAAATATTGGAAGCAATATCCAGACGACTGGCATAAATGCTGGCTCGAAATAGAAAAGGGACATGGTTTTGAGGTTGGTTGTCCTGAGGGTGTTTTTAATGCATTTGATATTGATGCTTCCATAAATGCAGCGTATTGTACCATCGGTTTATTGTATGGCAATGGCGACTTCTTCAAAACGATGGATATAGCTACACGTTGTGGACAAGATTCAGATTGTAATCCGGCCACGGCAGCGGGTATTCTTGGAGTGATGAAGGGCTACAGTCAAATTCCTGACTATTGGAAGCCGGGATTGGAGAAATGTGAGAATACCAAGTTTCCATATACAAATATATCTCTAAATTCTGTATATGACATTAATCTGAAATTATTGGCAGATGTACTAAAAGCTAATGGAGGTAAGATAAAGGGCGATAAATACTACACAACTATTCAAAAACCCGAAACAGTTGCATTTGAGCAATCTTTTGACGGATTTTATCCAAGTGAACGAAGGGTGATTAAATTTGATCTTGGTATGGAAAAAAGATTTCGGTTCAATGGGAAAGGAGTAGTCTTGATGGGTTTGGTACGTCAGGATGCCCCCGATACAGAAAATTATATTGCTCAATTGGAGGCATTCATAGACGGCAAGAAAGTGGAAACAATTGAAATGCCGTATGACTATATAAAGAGAAAATATGATATATTCTATAACTATAATTTGGAGGAAGGATCCCATGAATTGGTTATTAAATGGTTGAATCCCAATAATAAGTATGCTATACAGTGCAAGGATCTAGTTGTATATTCTTCTGTGCCTAATGCCACAGTAAACTTAGGTGAGTAA
- a CDS encoding ADP-ribosylglycohydrolase family protein, with protein MRKETIIVLTIFCCACINIRAQQSTILKLSDSELMDKIKGGWAGQTIGVVFGAPAEFKFTGSYVQDYQPIPWGDGYVKYWWDKKPGLFDDVYNDCTFLEAFQELGLDCSQEQLAIRFANADYHLAHANQAARYNIRNGIMPPASGNWLNNPHADDLDFQIEADFIGLMTPAMLPEALRIASLVGHIITSGEGFYGGAFVSALYSSAFYENTPEAILNSSISVIPVESTFYQCINDVIKFHSLHPDNWKDCWYFLQDKWNCDVGCPKGVFLNFNIDAKLNSAFVALALLYGNGDYTKSLDIAARCGQDADCNPSTVGGVLGVMNGYNNIPSFWLNPLKEVENRTFDKTDMSLNKAYQMSFELAKRIIVRAHGTVSEGKVEIPVQKATVLPLEQNFEKTYPLCRERKDCFLTDTFDFDFKGNGFVIWGNICCTKNITMDYIDRVSTRHIGSEVFGLAEPRDSYVAKVEIWIDGVLDQTALLPMRNTDRKVEPCWKYLLKEGSHHVEMKWINRKKDYVIRINDIMYYSENKEHDRFYYNK; from the coding sequence ATGAGAAAAGAAACTATAATAGTACTAACAATTTTCTGCTGTGCCTGCATAAACATAAGGGCACAGCAGAGTACAATCCTTAAACTTTCGGATAGTGAGTTAATGGATAAAATAAAGGGAGGTTGGGCCGGACAAACTATCGGAGTGGTATTTGGAGCTCCTGCCGAATTCAAGTTCACCGGTTCGTATGTACAAGATTATCAACCCATTCCATGGGGCGATGGATATGTCAAATACTGGTGGGATAAAAAGCCGGGGCTTTTTGATGATGTCTACAATGATTGTACTTTTCTAGAAGCCTTCCAGGAACTCGGTTTAGACTGTTCGCAAGAACAATTGGCAATACGTTTTGCTAATGCTGATTATCATTTGGCTCATGCTAATCAGGCGGCGCGTTACAATATACGTAACGGTATAATGCCTCCAGCCTCTGGTAACTGGTTGAATAACCCGCATGCTGATGATCTTGATTTTCAGATAGAAGCAGATTTCATAGGTCTAATGACTCCGGCAATGTTGCCGGAAGCCTTGAGAATAGCGTCACTTGTAGGTCATATAATAACTAGTGGTGAGGGTTTTTACGGTGGTGCTTTTGTGTCGGCTTTATACAGCTCTGCTTTCTATGAAAATACGCCTGAAGCTATACTGAACAGTTCCATATCCGTAATTCCTGTAGAAAGTACATTTTATCAGTGTATCAATGATGTTATCAAATTTCATTCCCTGCATCCTGATAATTGGAAAGATTGCTGGTATTTTCTGCAAGATAAATGGAACTGTGATGTAGGATGTCCGAAGGGAGTTTTTCTGAACTTTAATATAGATGCGAAACTGAATTCTGCTTTTGTTGCGTTGGCACTGCTTTATGGAAATGGAGATTACACAAAATCGCTCGATATAGCAGCAAGATGCGGACAAGATGCAGACTGCAATCCGTCGACGGTTGGTGGAGTACTTGGTGTAATGAATGGCTATAATAACATTCCCTCGTTCTGGTTGAATCCATTAAAAGAAGTTGAAAACAGGACCTTTGATAAAACGGATATGTCTTTGAATAAAGCATATCAAATGAGTTTTGAGTTAGCAAAAAGAATAATAGTCAGAGCGCATGGAACAGTTTCGGAAGGAAAAGTAGAAATTCCTGTTCAAAAAGCAACTGTTCTTCCTCTTGAACAGAATTTTGAGAAGACATACCCTCTTTGCCGGGAACGGAAAGATTGCTTCCTTACCGACACTTTTGATTTTGATTTCAAAGGAAATGGCTTTGTTATATGGGGCAACATTTGTTGCACAAAGAATATTACGATGGATTATATTGACCGTGTTTCAACAAGACATATTGGTTCGGAAGTCTTCGGACTAGCAGAACCACGTGATTCGTATGTGGCAAAAGTGGAAATTTGGATTGACGGCGTCTTAGACCAGACAGCTTTGTTACCTATGCGCAATACGGATCGTAAAGTGGAACCATGCTGGAAATATTTGTTGAAAGAGGGATCTCATCATGTTGAAATGAAATGGATAAACCGTAAAAAAGATTATGTGATACGAATTAATGATATAATGTATTATTCGGAGAATAAAGAACATGATCGATTTTATTATAATAAATAG
- a CDS encoding ADP-ribosylglycohydrolase family protein, protein MRNICIILIVLIGVSQASAQKISKEELKDKIAGAWIGQMVGNIYGLPFENKFVDEPASESRFPFGYTKNLDKLQKYNGAFSDDDTDIEYMYLLLMEKCGVEPTYADIRDTWMYHVTDRVWLANRATLGLMHMGLTPPFTGNKDLNPHWYQIDPQLINEIWGYTAPGMIKYAAGKSDWAARITSDSWAVSPTVLYGAMYANAFFCKDVYQLIKEGLKELPADDRYALAVREMMDLYKEYPNDWVKVRQIMAKKYYIDEPAMTKTIWNANLNGLCGILAMLYGGGNFQHTLDLSCAMGFDCDNQAATISGLLGVMYGAKSLPKSLTEPIEGWTKPFNDRYINITRFDMPDASIEDMIERTYQKALELVCAKGGKVKGDMVYINAKAQYVPPLEFCVGPNPDLEVGKATDYSFACKTNENFGWELIKGNLPENVTFKNGKLDGVPGKAGIYPITLQLSCGKKHITKDFNLLVKTPNIAQQADTIYANIRQLNEAVLDSCWITFGKPMYAKDVKVINDGVKNGVGSVFYSLAAKSKLPKIDYFGYGWKEEHVINMLTLNMGCLEEFGGWFTSLNIQYLGDDDHWYDVGKFKSTPELPKNDIVFFQPHFAQYVFSFGSVQTKGIRIIFDDKVQDHWHKYTKDVSSFISITELSVYESE, encoded by the coding sequence ATGAGGAACATTTGTATTATTTTGATAGTGCTTATAGGAGTATCCCAAGCTTCGGCACAAAAGATATCAAAAGAAGAATTGAAAGATAAAATTGCCGGAGCATGGATAGGACAAATGGTCGGAAATATCTATGGACTACCTTTTGAGAATAAGTTTGTAGATGAGCCGGCTTCTGAATCGAGATTTCCTTTTGGATATACCAAGAATCTGGATAAGTTGCAGAAGTACAACGGAGCTTTTTCTGATGATGATACTGATATTGAATATATGTATCTTTTATTGATGGAGAAGTGTGGTGTTGAGCCTACCTATGCCGATATACGAGATACATGGATGTATCATGTAACAGACAGGGTTTGGTTGGCTAATAGGGCTACACTTGGGTTAATGCATATGGGACTAACTCCTCCATTTACCGGAAATAAAGATTTGAATCCGCATTGGTATCAGATAGATCCGCAGTTAATCAATGAAATATGGGGCTATACGGCTCCTGGAATGATAAAGTATGCTGCGGGAAAAAGCGATTGGGCAGCACGGATTACGAGTGATTCATGGGCTGTCTCTCCAACGGTGTTATATGGTGCTATGTATGCAAACGCCTTTTTCTGCAAAGATGTATATCAACTAATAAAGGAAGGGCTGAAAGAACTTCCGGCCGACGACCGATATGCATTGGCAGTAAGAGAAATGATGGATCTTTATAAAGAATATCCGAATGATTGGGTGAAAGTTCGCCAGATAATGGCAAAGAAATATTATATAGACGAACCTGCCATGACAAAGACTATTTGGAATGCTAATCTGAACGGACTTTGTGGCATTCTGGCCATGCTGTATGGAGGAGGAAACTTCCAGCACACACTTGATTTGTCTTGCGCGATGGGTTTTGATTGTGATAATCAAGCTGCTACTATATCCGGACTCTTGGGAGTTATGTATGGAGCAAAATCTCTGCCGAAAAGTTTAACTGAGCCTATAGAAGGATGGACAAAACCATTTAATGATCGCTATATCAATATCACTCGTTTTGATATGCCGGATGCATCTATTGAAGACATGATAGAGCGAACTTATCAAAAAGCCCTTGAGCTTGTTTGTGCAAAGGGTGGTAAGGTTAAAGGAGATATGGTTTACATTAATGCCAAGGCACAATATGTACCGCCGTTGGAATTTTGCGTGGGCCCCAATCCTGATTTGGAAGTTGGAAAAGCAACCGATTATTCCTTTGCTTGTAAAACCAATGAGAACTTTGGCTGGGAATTGATTAAAGGTAACTTACCCGAGAATGTAACATTTAAAAACGGAAAATTAGATGGTGTTCCCGGTAAAGCAGGTATATATCCTATCACTCTTCAGTTGAGTTGTGGCAAAAAGCATATTACAAAAGATTTCAATTTATTAGTTAAAACTCCCAATATCGCCCAGCAAGCTGATACGATATATGCTAATATTCGCCAACTAAATGAGGCAGTACTCGATTCTTGCTGGATAACTTTCGGAAAACCTATGTATGCGAAGGATGTTAAGGTAATAAATGATGGAGTAAAAAACGGGGTAGGATCTGTATTTTATTCATTGGCTGCAAAAAGTAAATTACCAAAGATTGATTATTTCGGTTATGGTTGGAAAGAAGAACATGTTATTAATATGCTTACCCTTAATATGGGCTGTCTGGAAGAATTTGGAGGATGGTTTACTTCATTGAATATTCAATATTTGGGTGATGACGATCATTGGTATGATGTTGGTAAGTTTAAATCAACGCCTGAACTTCCTAAAAACGATATTGTTTTCTTCCAGCCTCATTTTGCACAGTATGTGTTCAGCTTTGGCTCTGTGCAAACAAAAGGTATTCGTATTATTTTTGATGATAAAGTTCAGGATCATTGGCACAAGTATACTAAAGATGTATCCTCATTTATCTCTATTACAGAACTAAGTGTTTATGAAAGTGAATAA
- a CDS encoding RagB/SusD family nutrient uptake outer membrane protein, which translates to MKKINIILGGFVLGLLCGCTDLDEHVYSNISIDNFFKNENELIANAGRAYTKLQGYNAEQSLWTLLLQASDECAVPACGGSWYSNGRYEEIQTNKIPASNKLLTKGWNWIFNGIASCNEIIYETELSSIEFDGKDKIVAEMKVLRAFYYYQAISCWGNVPFTVDYTDTGYPKQESRQEVFDFLVKEINDNIDKLDVQPSTSNYGRITQAAANCILAKMYLNAEVWFGTPMYDKAEAVCKKIMDTGVYSLEDDYSANFNASNENSKENIFVIPYDHVYTSGETNAFYLYILTLEAGSQATFNIPAEPWSGFICQPDFFQTYADNDLRRSQSWLYGEQYDLSGNDLKFAYTSVFDEKKYYNSNGGRGTYDGARCWKWHYQTDGSLKDYTVSMDNDFVIFRYADVILMYTEALIRQSKESQAVQLDGLKKIRTRAGLPIYKSGELTLNELYAERGRELAWEGWRHEDMIRYGKYLKKYWAHPDQSTQTFRNVFPIPVDILNANPNLVQNDSY; encoded by the coding sequence ATGAAAAAGATTAATATTATATTAGGCGGCTTTGTTTTGGGACTGTTGTGCGGTTGTACTGATCTCGACGAGCATGTTTATTCGAATATCTCCATAGATAATTTCTTTAAAAATGAGAACGAACTAATCGCCAATGCTGGAAGGGCATATACTAAGTTACAAGGCTATAATGCGGAGCAAAGTTTATGGACATTGCTTTTGCAGGCTTCTGATGAATGCGCTGTGCCAGCTTGTGGCGGTTCATGGTATAGCAACGGGCGTTACGAAGAAATTCAAACCAATAAGATTCCGGCATCGAATAAATTGCTTACGAAAGGTTGGAACTGGATCTTTAACGGAATAGCATCTTGTAACGAGATTATTTATGAGACTGAACTTTCTAGCATTGAGTTTGATGGAAAAGATAAAATTGTGGCTGAAATGAAGGTACTGCGTGCCTTTTATTACTATCAAGCTATTTCTTGCTGGGGGAACGTGCCATTTACTGTTGACTATACGGATACGGGATATCCGAAACAGGAAAGCCGACAGGAAGTGTTTGATTTTCTTGTAAAAGAAATCAATGATAATATTGATAAGCTGGACGTGCAACCCTCTACAAGTAACTATGGCCGTATTACTCAGGCTGCTGCTAATTGCATATTAGCAAAAATGTATTTGAATGCCGAAGTTTGGTTTGGAACGCCGATGTATGATAAGGCGGAAGCTGTTTGCAAGAAAATCATGGATACAGGTGTTTATTCGTTGGAAGATGATTATTCTGCTAATTTTAATGCTAGCAATGAAAACTCCAAAGAAAATATATTTGTTATTCCCTATGATCATGTATATACGAGCGGTGAAACAAATGCATTTTATTTGTATATACTAACGCTGGAGGCTGGTTCGCAGGCTACATTCAACATTCCGGCGGAACCATGGTCCGGATTTATTTGTCAACCTGACTTTTTTCAAACCTATGCCGACAATGATCTACGCAGAAGCCAGAGTTGGTTGTATGGCGAACAATACGATTTAAGTGGGAATGATTTAAAATTCGCTTACACTTCGGTCTTTGATGAGAAGAAATATTACAATAGTAATGGAGGACGTGGAACTTATGACGGTGCAAGATGTTGGAAATGGCATTATCAAACAGACGGTTCGCTGAAAGACTATACAGTGAGTATGGATAATGATTTTGTGATATTCCGCTATGCCGATGTCATTTTGATGTATACTGAAGCACTTATTCGCCAGAGCAAAGAAAGCCAAGCTGTACAATTGGACGGTCTGAAGAAAATTCGAACAAGAGCCGGACTCCCAATTTATAAATCAGGAGAATTGACTTTGAATGAATTATATGCGGAACGTGGTCGAGAATTGGCTTGGGAAGGATGGCGTCATGAAGATATGATTCGTTATGGAAAGTATCTGAAAAAATATTGGGCTCATCCTGATCAAAGTACTCAAACTTTCCGCAATGTTTTCCCTATTCCTGTGGATATATTGAATGCAAATCCTAACTTAGTGCAAAATGATAGTTACTAA